The Microcaecilia unicolor chromosome 3, aMicUni1.1, whole genome shotgun sequence nucleotide sequence aATAAATGTTTCAGTCGAAAAGGAACTTTGAAACAGCATAAAATGACAGGAtgtaaaccatttaaatgttctgaatgtgatagtTTCCGTCAAGCAGCAAATCTACAACAGCATAAAATGACTCACACAGGACACAAACCATTTaattgttctgaatgtgataaatgtttcagttgAAAAGGTACTTTGCAAAGGCATGAAATGACAGGATGTAAACCATTTAAATATTCTCAATGTGATTAAAGTTTCAGTCATAGAGCAAATCTACACCAGCATAAAGTGAGTCACTCAGgacacaaaccatttaaatgttctgattgTGACACATGTTCAATCGAAAATGCATGAAATGACTCACACAGGATACAAAtcgtttaaatgttctgaatataATAAAAGTTTCAATAGAAGAGCAAatctaaacagcataaaatgactcatacaggacacaaaccatttaaatgttctgaatgtgataaatgtttcaattgGAAAAGCTCTCTAAAATtgcattaacatagtaaatgacggcagataaagacctgtaccttCCATCAAGTCTGAcgaataagataaactcattttacatggtatgtgatactttatatgtatacccgagtttgatttgtccttaaaatttacaatgtagcccatccctatccagtcgcgatcagggcgtagatcgtagaagtctgcctatctcccgttttgtttcccaattaccggtattgccacccaatctctactaagattccgtggaaccattccttccatAAAATGGTTCACAAGTGCcgcaaaccatttacatgttctgaagGTGGTAAATGTTTCAGACAGAAACGCCAGCTGGAACTGCATAATATGACTCACACTAAAGATAAAACATTTAGTGTGAGATGACTCAAACAGAAGAGAAGCAATTGATAACTGCAGCCCAGGACAGGTGATTACAGATGAGATGTTTGATTCTGTAAAAAAGAGCTGAGGACGGTTACTCATCTCATGGCTGGCTCTGGAGATCTGGTGGCGGAGAGTTTTAATGCAGAGGGGCACCACAGGGTGGCATGTTTCAGCCAAATCCTGAACTCAGATTTCGGGTTGATTTTGGTGCTGAATCAAAAACTGAAATCAAAACCAAAATGTTGGCATCTTTTGCCTgtatatgttacatcttatgaaacCCTTAAAAGAAGCTCTTTCTTTGGCACAAAGAAAGCAGTACGGTGAGTGttaacagtaaatttgagagactgatatcatgctccacatgccctggcttaggaatgaggttcattgcTTTCatagtatgcacaaaactaacccatttggagaaaattGCCTGAaacagaaaccatttcaatgttctgaatgtgaaaaGAGTTTCAGTCTGGAAAAACAGCCTGCACTGGCATGAAATGACTCACACAGAAGGCCGACTGATGACTGTGAGATAAAAGAATTTGAACAGGAAAAGTCAGTGAAGAACCCTGCAGGACATTAAAGCATGCAGTAACATCATGGAATAAGATTCTGGCTGCTAATCAGCTGGTAATGTCTGTGCTCTCATACAAGTTTGCTACTGTAGAAACTCGATGTGTGAACAACAAAATTCCTCCATGCCCACAAGGTCAtctataagaatcagtgtatgccaAGACTGTATATTTCTAGAACTGAAGGAGAAATGGACCTCATAGAATTATATTTCGTTTTCAGTTTTTTGTAAAATTCAGTTACTGCTTTTGCAGTCATGTTATGTGATTGTAAAattagaaaattataaataaagaatttaaaaaaaaaaagaaatagattaTATAGAAAGAGCTACCATCCTAGGCCTTCTTAATTGTAACTGTCCTCAAGGACTCCTATAGCTCCATGGAGCATCGTTTAACTTGCAGCATTAATCAACCAAATCATGCTAAAATTCAGAACTGAGTATAATTCTGAGTTAAACTTTACTTTCAAATAATATGTAGTcatgtatataagtattgccacactggaatagaccgaaggtccatcaagcccagcatcctgtttccaacagtggccaatccaggtcacaaatacctggcaaggtcccaaaaaagttcaatacattttatgctgcttatcccagaaataagcagtggattttccccaagtcattttaataatggtctatggacttttaaaccccgctaagctaaccacgtttaccacattctctggcaacaaattccagagtttaattacatgttgagtgaagaaacattttctctgcttcgtattaaatttactactttgtagcttcattgcatgtcccctagtcttgcaTTAAAATCTGATTAACAATGAGCTAGTGTTAAAACCTGAGCTATGTTCTCTGACATTGTATTGGTTGTCTAAAATGAGCTCACATCACTAACCTGTTGAATGTTTTAatacatgcttattaggtgtatcattagtattatgctaacattgtattctatctctggtatttgaatttcactgcttttcacggtagttctattactattttcaatttactgttttcaagtttacctcatttattgtatttatgtttattcttggttattttactattgttatgctgttaacaaaattgtaagttttatgttaaactgtacctgctgtataccgccttggatgaatctcttcataaaggcggttcagaaatcccaataaataaataattctgtaaTTGTTGATATTGTTTTAGGGAGCCTGTATATCTCTAAATCTCTATGTACATGACCTTTGAGCCTGTGGCATGCCTGAAAAGAAGGGagagaatggagggggggggggctggtgaggTTTCTCTTCTGTTTCTGTTTACAGGAATCTGCCATCACCATGAATGAATGAGGGCTTTTTTCACCAGGAAGCCAAAaagaggagtgggggaggggctttCTTGCCTGTTTGTGAATGAGGTGAGTAGTGCCTGGCTGTCGTATAATTAAACAGTTTTGCAGGTAAGTAAAAACCAAggtgtcctttaactaaggtgcactgaaaaatggcttgtggtagtttaggcgtgggttttgggtgtgcgatgatccattttttagtgcgcctgtaaaaaaaggtctttttttttttgccaaaaatggatgtgtgtcaaaatcaaaattgctgcgcatccattttgggtctgagattttaccgccattgacctagcagtaaagaatttgggtggtaatgaacTACCACTTGGTGTAGCGGATGCActcaaaaattgaaattaccgcaagggccacacagtaaccgggcagtaactccaagtTGGCATGCGTTCAGcgagcgtaggcgcctacacagcttagtaaaaggaccctccagTGTTTCAGTGTGATGATTCTGCACTCTCTTGCTTTTCagtgttttatttctatgtacCTTTAAGTTAACTaattgaagggtccttttactaagccgtggtaaaaagtggcttgcgatagtgtaggtgtgggttttgggcgtgcacacaaatatttttcagcgcatgtaccaaaaatgcctttttaaaaattttttgctgaaaatagacatgcggcaaaatcagtcttgctgtgtgtccatttttggtgtatgaccttaccgccagtcatagacctagcagtaaggaatcTGTGTGGTAATGACCAGCATGCGTCccaaactaaaaaatattttccagacgcgtgtagtggatgcgcaccaaaaatgaaatttctaCAAGTGGtacacggtagtcgggcggtaagttcatttcggtgtgcgttgggcacgtgtagagcctaccgtggcttagtaaaaggggctctaaacTTTCTAATGATGACACTTTATTTTGCACCtatcgccacattgagcctgcaaaaaggtgggataatgtggggtacaaatgcaataaataaaataaatatatgtatagtTGGGAGAGAGGGGCTGCTTTCCTGCCTGTTTGGGAATCAAGAGAAGCAAAGCCTCGCTGTCTTAAAATCaaacaatttgcatgcacatatgGATTTGCTGTAATTTCAACAGCGTGAAGTTAAAACAGAGCTTATAAGGCATTTTAATAATCTGACTCATGCACGGATAGGAATAggcacataaataaaaaaaaagctaacaGGTCTGTAGTGGCTGTAACTAATGAGCATAGATCATGCACCATGGAACAGGGACAAAGGACAAAAACTGATAAGCATGTGAGCC carries:
- the LOC115466425 gene encoding gastrula zinc finger protein XlCGF7.1-like, producing MTHTGHKPFKCSEYNKCFSRKGTLKQHKMTGCKPFKCSECDSFRQAANLQQHKMTHTGHKPFNCSECGKCFRQKRQLELHNMTHTKDKTFSVR